In the Microplitis mediator isolate UGA2020A chromosome 5, iyMicMedi2.1, whole genome shotgun sequence genome, atgaattttaattattcagttcttccagtatttttaaatgttttatattcttaaattattaactcaAATGTATAGTTCTTTTGTTAATTTCGTTCATAAATGActcttaaaattatataaattaaaaattattaaggtttatattttaacttagTTTGACATAGTTGTaagtttcattattttcataagaaaaaaataaatgaataaataaaatcttccTTCATTCCActacatataaaatttaaaatacttctATGGCTTGtagaatacatttttatagTGAATAATACACTGATGTTTGTTACAAATTATAATGTTTCATTTCTTCTCAAAACTTGACAAATTTACCCCAAGTAGGGAAGAGATGCTGCAATTGGAACAAGGGGCAATTAACTAACAACGAGATAAACAATCAttgtttttaacttcccgctaagaaaattgtaaattttcaaaaattcgggaagttattagtttcggtcggattttcgaaaatcgaatttctatcaaatcttgacgttttgaggttctaggaagctattttgactaatttcaagatgatgtccgagtgtatatatgtatgtacgtacgtacgtatgtatgtaaatacctgtatcttttgaacggataaaccgattttgatcgttaaggtgtcattcgacgcggcttgtttaTATCTAGAAGCTGTAAGAAATTGAGTTTGATCGGTCAAGTGCGTTCgaagatattccaaaaataaaattttttcaaaaatgttttttttggataacttgtaatgtgctcgatggattaattccaaaatcaaCTGGgctttaaaactttataacCCACgttgaatgccacctcaaccatcaaaatcggttcattcgttcaagagaaaccggtaacgaaagaattaaaaaaaaacttttttttagtttttttgaaatatctcaaaaacgggttgataaatcgaattcaaaatttgatcagttTTAGAACTTAATataacgcgtcgattgccacctcaaccgtctcaatcagTCAATTCGTTTTAGAGATAtcattggagaaaaaatggtaaaaaacgtttttttttcgaaaacaacggcatacaaaagtattttcgagctcgaagagctcgaaaatgtatgcACAACagtgttttcaagctccttgagctcgaaaatagcgggaagttttggggctgacccgcagggtcaaccgatagaccgattttttttcttgttactCATTCAAAACATTAATTTGTGAGATGGACAAGAGTTTTAGCTTTTAATCTTGTtccgatatttaaataattaaaatttatagaaatacaagtgaaaacttttttttcatacctCACAAAATGTATAACAAGACGAGTTACAATCATAGGGCGTACAGGTACGTTTAAAACATCCCTGATTAGAAAATACGATTTGTGACGATtgaaaacgattaaaaatttaatcgtctTTAACGGTCATAGTCGTCatggttttttacatttaatcgTCTCTAATCGTCAAAagacgatttattattttacaattcaaCTCGATTAATGAcgattaaaatgtttaatcgtcatgaatcgtctttaatcgtaaaataacattgcaatttctggtcctgaatgaagattaaaaacgattcaaAACGGTTAAGAATTTAATCTTAGTAATCATCTTTAATCATCAATTGAcgattaaaacatttttaatcgtcattaatcgtattttctaatcaggggtcaaaagtaataaaagaaatactttgaaaatataaaatagctgtgaaattttgTTTACAACAAAATACAATTGACAAAATTGGATTTCAATGGGATGCAAATAAGTTATGAGGGATGAAAACcatatattcaaaattttttgattccattaaaactTTCTAGGCTAAccaattattggaagaaatggtcaaaacataaagTTCAAGATCATAAGTTAAAGCTTATAagacaagctttcagatactttacggaaattatctatgagtattagttttaaaattatatgaacttgaacagtgattaaaaactggttttttcagaaaatcgtgaaaatttcaaacagctaTAATTTCtagtgatactgaagttagctgacatttgataatttttgaatttttttaaaaatgataaattataacgaaaaaaatattttaaaaaatccacctgtagatttttcaattttctacatgtgcatatttttctttttttttttgcaattgatttgctgaaaaaaaaaaaattcaaaaatttttaattgtctgctaacttcaggatcattgaTTTCTAAACTAATTAACCGCACTTAGTGCGTTAAAGTTgtaaaatcagtttttatttcatataattatgataGTATCATACTATAACTACGCTTTAAcgtttgaggtgtgcaaatTACAAAACTTACTATATTTTTCAACACTGTACATGGGGTAagtgaattatattttaaataagcaTAGTGAGGAACAACTCTCTGGCTGGAACATCTAAGCTTTCTCGCATGAATCATGTGTAACGGAAATTCAATATGATATTAACTAAAATAAACTCTTGCAACATGTTATAGTCTAAGCATCTTATTATTCGTCATTAATTGAGTAGCTGTTTTTTGTTGACGCCAAAATTCTTgtcgatttattaaaaaaaatatcccttCTTCTGCCAACTTCAATATATTTTGAGCAGGCTGTTGATTGGAAGTCTTAATATCTGAAatttaacataatttttatctcaaaaacCATATAAAGTAAgcggtttaaaattttaaatgtaatatattattgccaaaaaaataaaccattcGAATAAATatgaacaaaaatatatacatataattattcctaattaataattaattttaatgaaatatttttcataagctGGCTTTTCTATCGATTGCAAATATAACCACGTGTTTTGTTGGATACTTTGCGTTTAGCCTGTATATGAGTctgcttttttaatttcttcaatcatttttgctgattacaaatttttttttttagttatgcCAAAGAAGTAAACTTATAACGCGCGTACATTAGTACACGccccaatttttttaaattggtctaatatatatgtaccctagcggatccgaattccggtaaattacggtaattaccgtaattcagATCCGCTAGAGTATACACactagactgggccaaaaaaatcgactatttttttttttttttcgatactgtgaaaatattattcctgatgaccaaaaaaaaattattgtgcaagtttgagcttttaatattgatattaagaggtgtatcattACGACTATTAGTTTTCTgaaagaaatttcattttctacccaaaactcgtaaatcatctatctgaaaaatttgagcaatgtatattcttaaagaaaattgaattccctacgaAAAATCTCTCCtagtaaattgacgtaaaGCGAGCCATTTCCTTGTAGCCCAAccttaaacattgatttgttttttaaattctttgtttctattttggatttttgtaactactagaaattaaaaaattttttttagttaagataaatattcttgacggaaatttaatgctatacaaaaaaggtttcttaacattttttgctaaattcactcctttaTAAGTTATTCATGGTTATTGaagtcgttttgactcaacttcaaccttgaataactttcgaaggagtgaatttagcaaaaattgttaagagaccttttttgtagaacattaaatttcctttaagaatatctatcttaactaaaaaaaattttaatatttctagtagttacaaaaatccaaaatagaaacaaagaatttaaaaaacaaatcaatgtttttgaaaatttcatcaTGAGGATAAATGCAGTAGTTAGACTTCTATGGAATCTACTATAAAATAGCTATTAATTATATCTCCGACTATACCTGgcctttttattaattcttgaagatattttttatcgacATTGAGTTGACCAAGaagatttatattattattgccaTGTTTTTTGGGAAGAACCGGATTTCGTTGGTCAACAGGGTCTGTCGATAATTGTTTTtgactttgattttttttttcaccctcACATGATTGAATATGAGTCTTTTTCTCAATTTTCGTAGTCTTCATTAACGTCCTCTCAGATCGCGATTGTCTACTCTTTTCTGCCCCAGTTTGAGAATGAACTTTTATTGGTGCATTTTTGTCTATAAtaaagtatttataaaaatgagttttaaaactattataatttttaactgacCACCCAGAATGTTTTGAATAGCTTCTTTGGCTTTTTGTACACCTAATCGAAACTGATCGAACTCAGGTCGGACTTTCATGCCTCGATAGTAAAAAACAAGACTCAGCTCAAAGTCCCCAAGATGATACAGCGCTTCAGCTTTGTAATAAATTGCTCGTGCATTATTCGATTCcgtaattcttttattaagcGCTGCTTCAGCATCATCGAGAGCTTTTTGTGGCTCCCCAAgcaataaataacatttactTCTTGCCAATAATGCATTTTTATCATTCGGGCTGAGTTCTAATGCctgtaaattaatataaattagaattaaataaataaaatttttagtcagcTGAATTGTATGGAACAGGGAAAATTATCAAGTTTCctgatattattaaaaaatggtgttgtatttataaatcactTCGGTATATGTTGTAAAACGTCTTCTTTCATATATTGAGAGAAAAATGCATGGTAGTGGTAACTAGAAAGGGATGAGtatgaaaaaatagtaattttaactaatgTTTATAGTTCCATGTACTATATCATAGTGCCCGAACCTATTTGAAAGTAGTAATATTAACTAAGCAttactaacattttttgttttgttatgcctgggaaaaaatgttcagacaTGAtaatgcctgttcatgtatcaTCAGGCCtaaaattagacatgatcatgcctgttcatgtctgatcaggcctgaaaacagacatgatcatgtctgtacatatatgatcaggcttgaaattagtcatgatcatgtctgttcatgtctgaagtgtTAAATTCGTTCAGGCCTGCTCATATCTGATCATGTTTGAAGTCAGatatgatcatgcctgttcatgtctgaagcgtaaAATacgttcaggcctgatcatgcatagtcaatattttttacataatttgcCAATGTCGAAAAGGTGGCACAAagaatttacaaatatttccTCGAAAGTAttgctaaaaaataaatttaaaataatttaaaaaaaaaaaaaaatgttacaagcattctataaatttttttttttattattttgaatattttatttagaaatatttaaaaatttttttttcacgaatattgacatactttaaaaatattcccgttcggaaatattttaaaactaataggATGTAAAAATTCAGTATCGGAAGAAAGCATTAGATGCACGGTCGAACTGTGATTTTTCAACTGGTTCCGTAGAGTAGCGGTATTCTCGTTGGTCACTCGCGCGTCTAGTGTGTTAGGTGTTAGGTTCGAATCCTCCGTAGGGTAATGGCGAAAACCCAATTCTCAGAGAGAAGAGCGAGCATGTAGGTGTGATATTAATATGTTAATGCAGTATAAACATAATTACCCTTGCACTTCACTTgaattgagaataaaaaaaagaaaaaaattaattttttgaatttatcattgttgaaataattgaaGGCGCTAAACTAATATAGTAGCTGAAACTATAAATTCTTAATAGTGGttactatatttatattatgatgataattatattgaattaGGTTTGCTAACTATAtcacggaaagattggaacccgactggaacccgtactgagtcgggtgcagaacagtaaccattcgtgttccaatctttccgtgtagaagtATAGTTATCATAACAATTTTCTTCTGGACATGTTGAATAAGAAACTGTTAAATTTACTACTAAATAGACACCTTAACTGTAATTTTCTGTTGCCGTTAACTAATATCATATCAGTTAACGAAACCGCAGTTAATAGTGAAGGTCTCATTCAACTATGTTTTTATACCCTTATTAATAgaagcgatttaaaacgattagaaaaaaaaaattttgaatactttttaatgattttgaatactttgaattcttttaataagggtagttcagaaaaccatttttttctctcagtgtataaACCTAATAACAATAACGACCCATTTCTCCCTCTCCCCTTAATCGTGCTGGAGTCAAGCGGTACCGTGTTATTTCGAGACATCATAAATCGTGATAGATTATCGAAATAGTTCAtcttttctaaaataatactGGATATCGGTGGATATCCtacgtatatatgtatacacatatatatgtatacgtatatataaatatatatatgcctTACAACAAATTACCAAGATTGCATGTCAACCCGATGATTCGTTTTCTGATTTAATGATACATCTAAACGAAATaccgattaaaaaaaacaaaaattgaaacttaaTATCGACACAAAACATAATTAAAGAACAGGAAACCTTATTTATGCAGCTAATGGCAACATTGAGATCGCCTGATCGCATTTCACGAGTACCAAGTGCAAGCATAGCACTTGGTTCAGCTTCTTCCGGTATTTGCATCATCTTACTACGATCTTGTcgtcgttttatttttaatgattgaaTAATATCACGAGTACCCATATTAACTGCCGCAGCACGATCTTTATCTGTGTATACTTCTTCTTGTCTACGGGCAATGCTTGTTTTTCGTCGACGCACTTTTTTACTCTTCtgcttattaatttcatactGAACGGAACCTTTGTGAAATTGGCGACTTGGTCTAAAATCTTTTTTACCTtcttcacttttttttctgctgACAATCGAATCTTGAAAGTCTGATCCACCAGCTCGAGTCTCACTCATATATTCTTTACTTTCTTTTCTTATTTGTTCAGTAATGTTTGATTTCTTCTTGATATCTGCTGAATTTTCATCTAATCCAATCCGTACGAAGCTTTGGAGAAAATCATTGTCTTGCAGAGTTggctttaaaatatttgatactTGGATGATTAAATGATCATCACTTGACTCACCCATTTTCTTAAATGTAAACTCAAATAGCTTGCAAAACTCACTAAATATGTATCACTTTACGTTTTAATGTTAAATTGACCGAGTTTTCAGCGATATCAGTTATTTAAGTTTTCGACAAACGTGTGGATATCGACACCTTTAGAAGGTGGCTGGTCGTCCTAGCAACAGTCAACAATACGCTACATTCAGCAACGCCGATGGCGTCATCTTCCTGTTCCAAAATGTTTCACCTTCATGTGCGTACACATCAAGCATTCGTGCCACGTGAGGAATAAAAATCATGCACGATATCACCTGTTGCCTTCATAAGGGTCATTTGCGCATTGACGTCCTTATCACGCTGATACGATTTTCTAAGTACTTGTTGATCGTCTCAATTGTCATTAGTAAAGTTTTActcaatatacttttttattattaactcaaCGGTTCagttttaaatcaattatatagacaccccatacaataattttggtattatttttaatttcataataataaaatgatgttTACTTactttatcaaataataatagagcCTTATTGTAATGCTTGTTCTTCAAATGACCTATTGCTTCATCTACACGAACTTTCGTTTCAATTTGTGCAGCACTTCGcttgttttttttaccatttttattcttaagaTTCGGTTTCATTTTGTGctacaagaatatatattaattgtgATTATTAACATAATTCAGTTTAGATATGTACAAAACTTTTATAGTAATGAACAATAGTGCAGTTACCTTttcgttgatttttttaaatgtaatatttataaatcttatTACGCTCACTTTGTATGACGATGCAATAGTTAAGAAAACAATTGAGCTCCTCCTTAAGTTAATTTTtggatattaataatttctcaCCCTAACTATGTTTTGATTCCTTTGCAATACACGTGTCCACAACTATCTTATCAATCGATGCACACAATCATTGAAATTTGTTTCAATGTAATGAAATATAAGAATTATTAAAGTAACCTGTATATTTACCGGAGGAAGAATTGTTTAGAAACTATGGAACAGTTATTTATTAGACTTACCGTTTTAACATAGTGCGAGATGATTTTCTAGTCACAGTGCAGCTTCAACTAACTTAATAGAAGTAAACCAGACGTGAAGATATCTGTTATGACAAGAGCGCGCAAGCTCAGGTTTGTCGAAGATGCTTTGTTATTATATACTATGGAGCTACATGTAATATCGTTTACTATTCACTAATCACTTTTAGTAAAATTGCCTTCACGACATGAAAGCAGTAGATATGtagcttttaaaaatatatgtttcaaACTATTTGCATAACTAACATTTCAacgtaattaattacttattaaaatACTAAAGGGAAAATAATATCTACGATGACAAtgtactataaattatttaatataattgttacaaaaaaaaagagttaatCACATCCACCAtcaatgttttaattttaaaaaaagttcttatgtTCTATATGCTATGTAATCCTGAGCGCAATAACAGTTCAACCCACTAGCAGTTTCTAATTACTAATCGATAAAAGAATAGTTACATATAGAAGGTTGAAGGAGGCCAATCTTTGCGTGACCTGTAATCTTTAGACTTTTCGTATTGTAGAGATAGATAGAGAATACTTCTGATTATTGTCATTGACGTAGAATACACAATGTCATGCAATCTTAAGTTGTTTTCGAATCATTCAAAGATAGtggccataaaaaaattattaacaatggaagaaaagaaaaaaaaatcattattctTAACATGTGAATGAAATTTATGAAACGGATTATGGAACCCTGGTTAAGAATTCCGATTGAGTTTAATCGGAATTAATcggtttcaatcggaaaaagtacatcaaaataacaaaagtattattttccgattgaatcccattcaaaattttaaatcggaaTGAATCGGTTCCAATcggtaaataatatttctatttcgTTGTCATTTTACGATTGGAACCAATTcattccaataaaaattttgaatgggatTCAATAGGTTTCAATCGgaaagtaatatatttttcggaaatttccgatgaaATCCTATTGGAGTGAATCGGATTTCTCAACCAGGGAAATTAGTTactcaaaagaaaaaaaacaatattttaaagcCTAGTttctgaaaattgaaaataactaattaaatactGATGTTCTGCTTTATTTTTGCGGATGAGTCTATTGATGATTAATCAATTGAATTTTACGATAAAAGCATCTTGActaaaacaaatataatttaaaatgattaagaTTGATTGAAATCTTAATTCGCTGtttttattctaaattcaACAAATCATACTGCTTTTAAACATCAATCTAGAGATCAATTAGtggtattattattactattattatttgtgtatGTAAATGCCAAGGGGGTTATCCCCagtagtccgactctaccgagggccaCTCCTAAACGCCATTCCTTACTGCTGCGCTGCTCCATCAACAAGATGGTAAGCTAGACAGCAGGCCAAGTTCCGTTGCCTAAGTAAATAAAGGGGTCCGAGGataacagccttttgcatccgcgatgccaaaaattcaatttgcGACGAGGAAGTTGGTATTTTAACTAATGCAAATACAAAAGACTTTTTCGTCCCTCCAATCCTGATTAGAAAAATACGATTTATGACGATTCAAAACGatgaaaacattttcaatCGTCATTAATCGTATTTTCTAATCAGGAATACAACGAAATACAGTTTCCCAGGCATATTTGAGTGAGTACGCCCATGGGCTACGTatcattttcaaaagttttttaagcCTATGACCGTCATAAACACCTGcatgaaaactaaaaaagtttataattcaGAAGAATCGCGATCAGTATCAGTCATCACTCAcgtaaaatattcaatatcgcTTTTTGTGTAAATACAAATTTGTACCGGATATCTCATCTGGTAGAGCACTCTGTGCGATACCGACTTGGTCTAGGTTCGATtctcagttcgggctatctttACTTTTCTcagtttatctataaattgtcttattgagaaggttaattgtaagtttaggttttactatatttaaaaatttggaattttcctccgaaaaaattaatccttGTCCCTAATACAGTTTACAATTGTTTTTgtacaattttattcaacttctgagcttttaaaaacaatccaaaaaaacttcagcgcaaagtcataaaaaataagccaaatttagaaatttttttattttcaatcgaaaaaaaaaaatataaaggaaagtCGGCACAAAGTAGGAATAGCGGAGTCAAATACTGTCTtagttgaagttttttttgagacaaaaaaattgagaatcgaaggtttcggacttcgaaaaaatgacggttttttttttaaaactgaaatatttcatatattgtGACTTgcgaaaaacatttttgtatttttttctaaaaactacatttaaaaacacaaattttgaaaaaaaaaagtgccgaAAGGTTAGTTTGTGagaaagttatagcaatttaaaaaaaaaagagcggtttttttcaaaaatccgtaactttttttgggttgggtaaaaaaatctgaaaaaattcagaaaaatgtctttggtaggatagaaaatgataaaaaagtttcatcgaaatcgaaggggg is a window encoding:
- the LOC130667917 gene encoding outer dynein arm-docking complex subunit 4, whose protein sequence is MGESSDDHLIIQVSNILKPTLQDNDFLQSFVRIGLDENSADIKKKSNITEQIRKESKEYMSETRAGGSDFQDSIVSRKKSEEGKKDFRPSRQFHKGSVQYEINKQKSKKVRRRKTSIARRQEEVYTDKDRAAAVNMGTRDIIQSLKIKRRQDRSKMMQIPEEAEPSAMLALGTREMRSGDLNVAISCINKALELSPNDKNALLARSKCYLLLGEPQKALDDAEAALNKRITESNNARAIYYKAEALYHLGDFELSLVFYYRGMKVRPEFDQFRLGVQKAKEAIQNILGDKNAPIKVHSQTGAEKSRQSRSERTLMKTTKIEKKTHIQSCEGEKKNQSQKQLSTDPVDQRNPVLPKKHGNNNINLLGQLNVDKKYLQELIKRPDIKTSNQQPAQNILKLAEEGIFFLINRQEFWRQQKTATQLMTNNKMLRL